The following coding sequences are from one Shewanella putrefaciens window:
- a CDS encoding glutathione S-transferase N-terminal domain-containing protein: MKLLCSLASPYARCVRTLIRYLNIKDIEEVTVNPFENTAELLDANPLGQIPCLITNDGIPLYDSEVIMRYLDAELGEQHMFGVPNSHWVLQCQFSMIKGLIDSAVKLRQEQMREDEGLRSVFWTSRFEQALLRGLMQMEHQSVITQATVQAPQLALICLLDYMDFRHPELDWRKVAPATALWFSDMRDLPAFVETRPH; the protein is encoded by the coding sequence ATGAAGTTGCTGTGCTCTCTGGCATCCCCCTATGCCCGCTGCGTTAGAACGCTAATTCGTTATTTAAATATTAAGGATATTGAAGAAGTTACTGTAAACCCCTTTGAGAATACCGCTGAGTTGCTTGATGCCAATCCACTAGGCCAAATCCCGTGTCTTATCACGAATGATGGTATACCTCTGTATGATAGCGAAGTGATTATGCGTTATTTGGATGCTGAACTTGGCGAACAACATATGTTTGGTGTGCCCAATAGTCATTGGGTATTGCAGTGCCAGTTCTCTATGATAAAAGGATTGATCGATAGCGCGGTAAAATTACGTCAAGAGCAAATGCGTGAAGATGAAGGTTTGAGATCAGTCTTTTGGACATCGCGATTTGAACAGGCGTTGCTCCGCGGTTTAATGCAGATGGAGCATCAAAGTGTAATCACCCAAGCTACAGTGCAAGCGCCACAGTTAGCCTTAATTTGCCTACTTGATTATATGGACTTTAGACATCCAGAGCTTGATTGGCGAAAAGTTGCACCCGCTACGGCACTTTGGTTTAGTGACATGCGAGATTTACCTGCATTCGTTGAAACTCGTCCTCACTAG
- a CDS encoding ferredoxin--NADP reductase translates to MWIRGRIIERIDWNDKLFSLRIAAALTPFIPGQFIKLSQVQDEKRVARAYSLVNSPDKPYAEVLAVAVEEGQLSPQLQHLTIGDEIDISSTATGFMTLDEIPKGEGQGKHLWFLATGTAVGPFLSMLDTAEPWQRFEKIVLVYGVREAKDLAYLDKLRSYEQQYPNQFILCLCVTREAVDGALQCRIPEGLASGEIEHQVGLTLSMNDSQVMICGNPGMISGAQSVLLDKGLTKNLRRAPGQITVEKYW, encoded by the coding sequence ATGTGGATTAGAGGAAGAATTATTGAACGTATTGATTGGAATGATAAATTATTCTCACTGCGCATTGCTGCAGCACTGACACCATTTATTCCCGGTCAGTTTATTAAACTTAGCCAAGTACAAGACGAAAAACGTGTCGCTAGAGCATACTCGCTCGTAAACTCGCCCGATAAACCCTATGCAGAAGTACTTGCGGTCGCGGTAGAAGAAGGACAGTTATCGCCTCAATTACAACACTTAACCATAGGCGATGAGATTGATATTAGCTCGACAGCAACGGGTTTTATGACCTTAGATGAAATTCCTAAGGGGGAGGGTCAAGGAAAGCATTTATGGTTTTTAGCGACAGGAACTGCGGTTGGCCCATTTCTTTCGATGTTGGATACCGCGGAACCTTGGCAGCGTTTTGAAAAGATTGTGCTTGTGTACGGGGTGAGAGAGGCAAAAGATTTAGCGTATCTTGACAAATTACGCAGCTATGAACAGCAGTATCCAAACCAATTTATTCTGTGCTTATGCGTGACTCGCGAAGCTGTGGATGGTGCATTGCAATGTCGCATTCCAGAAGGTTTAGCTTCAGGAGAAATAGAGCATCAAGTAGGGTTAACCTTGAGTATGAACGATTCTCAGGTGATGATCTGTGGTAATCCTGGCATGATTAGCGGTGCTCAGTCTGTTCTACTTGATAAAGGTCTTACTAAGAATTTACGCCGTGCGCCTGGACAAATTACCGTTGAAAAATACTGGTAA
- a CDS encoding DUF5610 domain-containing protein: MEINKSAPTQQSTSLPHKNVPKDNEASESKAATAPSKLTAQQTSKNLMNQAILSAQQDVNIKAGDKSMVLLYRAAIEAINKELAPSMGENAIQTAYDNGVDTSPEATADRIVSFATQFFSIHQQQNSRMSFDEQLDSFMTIIGGAIDSGFKDAREILSGLKVLQGDIADGVDKTYSLVQEGLQAFRDSFNKKNDNSQTAAT, encoded by the coding sequence ATGGAAATCAATAAATCCGCTCCGACTCAGCAGAGCACATCTTTGCCCCATAAAAATGTCCCTAAAGATAACGAGGCGAGTGAATCTAAAGCGGCAACAGCCCCCTCTAAGCTCACGGCACAACAGACAAGTAAGAATCTGATGAATCAGGCCATTTTATCCGCACAGCAGGATGTGAATATCAAGGCTGGTGATAAGTCTATGGTCTTACTCTATCGCGCAGCAATCGAGGCGATAAACAAAGAGTTAGCACCGAGCATGGGTGAGAATGCCATTCAAACGGCTTATGACAATGGCGTTGACACTTCGCCAGAGGCGACGGCCGATCGCATTGTTAGCTTTGCAACGCAGTTTTTTAGTATCCACCAGCAGCAGAACTCAAGAATGAGTTTCGATGAACAGCTCGATAGTTTTATGACCATTATTGGTGGCGCTATAGATAGTGGTTTTAAGGATGCAAGAGAGATTTTATCAGGTCTTAAAGTGCTGCAAGGCGATATTGCTGATGGCGTTGATAAAACTTATTCTCTGGTACAAGAGGGTTTACAAGCTTTTAGAGATAGCTTTAATAAGAAAAACGATAACAGTCAGACTGCTGCCACATAA
- a CDS encoding histidine phosphatase family protein — protein sequence MAACHDINQFNFQVVVSLTNRRFIPYLSPIKLLTGFLLLLCFAASSINQAVADTRLIVLVRHAEKINLQIDDPQLSPQGEMRAVALITALNRTPLFQLIATQYQRTQQTLSPMSKVRHLPVTIVPAQKPIEEHIQQIVEQVYAVKGNSLIVGHSNTIPLIIKALGGPEINAINEDDYSQLFLLSIGDSQAASLIATRYGQE from the coding sequence ATGGCAGCATGTCATGACATCAATCAGTTTAATTTTCAAGTAGTAGTGAGTTTGACAAATCGTCGTTTCATCCCTTATCTGTCACCCATTAAGCTATTAACTGGTTTTTTGTTATTGCTCTGCTTTGCTGCGTCTTCCATAAATCAAGCCGTAGCAGATACGAGATTGATCGTCCTAGTAAGACATGCTGAAAAGATTAACCTGCAGATTGATGATCCCCAGTTATCTCCTCAAGGAGAAATGCGAGCCGTAGCCCTTATTACTGCCTTAAATCGTACACCACTATTTCAACTTATTGCCACGCAGTATCAACGCACGCAACAAACGCTGTCTCCCATGAGTAAAGTACGTCATTTACCCGTAACTATAGTGCCTGCTCAAAAACCTATCGAAGAGCATATTCAACAAATCGTTGAACAAGTCTATGCGGTAAAGGGGAATTCATTAATTGTCGGGCACTCCAATACTATCCCTCTTATTATCAAGGCATTGGGTGGACCCGAGATCAACGCCATCAATGAAGATGATTACAGCCAACTTTTTTTGCTTTCCATCGGTGATAGTCAAGCTGCAAGTCTAATTGCGACACGTTATGGACAAGAATAA
- a CDS encoding FMN-binding glutamate synthase family protein, which produces MSEQHWFMWGLDLFSGLFLILIGFGVLALFYMYIIDKMQTKQAIRHNYPVIGRFRYLFEKQGEFFRQYFFAQDREELPFNRAERSWVYRAAKNVDRTIAFGSTRPLDNAGTIMFMNTAFPTQDEDITPIYPVTIGPHCREPYTTQAICHISAMSYDALSRPAITALSHGAALAGCWLNTGEGGLSPYHLKGGCDLVFQIGTAKYGVRNEHGHLDDAKLKSIAAHPEVKMFEIKMSQGAKPGKGGILPGIKVTEEIAHIRGIPQGLDSISPNGHIEFKSVGDILDMIARVREVTGKPTGIKAVLGDVQWLEDFCNEIERRGEDSAPDFFTLDSADGGTGAAPQSLMDYVGLPLKESLPILVDILIQRGLRKRVKIIASGKLIVPSKVAWALALGADFIASARGNMFALGCIQALQCNKDTCPTGITTHNKKLQQGLNPRDKSTRVANYNRNLHHDLGLIAHSCGVKEPRQLKPSHVRIVLDSGLSVSLDKYYSHMDQ; this is translated from the coding sequence ATGAGTGAACAACATTGGTTTATGTGGGGGCTAGATCTGTTTTCTGGATTATTTTTAATCCTAATAGGATTCGGTGTACTTGCCCTTTTCTACATGTATATCATCGATAAGATGCAAACAAAACAAGCCATCAGACACAACTATCCCGTGATAGGCCGTTTTAGATACTTATTTGAAAAGCAAGGAGAATTTTTTAGACAATACTTCTTTGCCCAAGATAGAGAAGAACTGCCTTTTAACCGTGCTGAACGAAGCTGGGTATACCGCGCCGCGAAGAATGTGGATAGAACAATTGCCTTTGGTTCGACTCGCCCCTTGGATAATGCTGGCACAATTATGTTTATGAACACAGCCTTCCCTACCCAAGATGAAGATATCACGCCAATTTACCCTGTCACTATCGGCCCTCACTGCAGAGAACCATATACCACTCAAGCCATTTGCCATATTTCAGCGATGAGTTATGATGCCCTCTCACGACCCGCAATTACCGCACTATCACACGGAGCTGCACTCGCGGGTTGTTGGTTAAACACCGGTGAAGGTGGTCTAAGTCCCTATCACCTAAAGGGTGGCTGTGATCTTGTTTTTCAAATCGGTACAGCAAAATATGGCGTACGTAATGAACATGGTCACTTAGACGATGCAAAACTCAAATCCATTGCCGCCCATCCAGAAGTTAAAATGTTTGAAATCAAAATGAGCCAAGGAGCAAAGCCTGGTAAAGGCGGCATACTGCCGGGCATAAAAGTCACCGAAGAAATTGCCCATATTCGCGGTATTCCTCAAGGATTGGATTCCATTAGCCCCAATGGTCATATCGAATTTAAATCCGTGGGCGATATTTTGGACATGATCGCCAGAGTGCGTGAGGTAACAGGTAAACCCACAGGAATTAAAGCCGTACTCGGTGATGTTCAATGGCTGGAAGACTTTTGTAATGAAATTGAGCGCCGAGGTGAAGATTCCGCCCCTGATTTTTTTACCTTAGACAGTGCTGACGGGGGAACTGGTGCAGCACCACAGTCTTTGATGGACTATGTAGGTTTACCGCTTAAAGAAAGTTTGCCGATATTAGTTGATATTTTGATCCAACGGGGTTTGCGGAAACGAGTAAAAATTATCGCATCCGGTAAATTGATCGTGCCGTCAAAAGTCGCTTGGGCATTAGCACTAGGTGCCGATTTTATTGCCTCTGCTCGCGGTAATATGTTCGCCCTTGGATGCATTCAAGCTTTACAATGTAACAAAGATACCTGTCCAACAGGAATAACGACTCACAATAAAAAGCTACAACAAGGCCTAAACCCAAGGGATAAATCTACGCGTGTCGCCAACTATAACCGCAACCTACATCACGACCTTGGTTTGATTGCTCACTCCTGCGGCGTGAAAGAACCAAGGCAGCTTAAACCTTCCCACGTTAGGATAGTGCTAGACAGTGGTCTGTCTGTTTCCCTTGATAAATACTATTCCCACATGGATCAGTAA
- a CDS encoding ABCB family ABC transporter ATP-binding protein/permease: MRPTSYFEGPIDKLNWHVLKLLWPYLLEYKGRITLAMSCLVVAKLASVALPFILKQLVDTLDDDKTIQALSVPVGLVLAYGAVRLLTVITGEIRDTLFGRVTERAIRRLGLAVFDHLHRLDLDFHLERRTGGLSRDIERGTSGVSFLMRFMVFNIVPTLLEIAMVIGIFFFNYGVAFASITFFSVLAYILFSVIATEWRTEYVRDAAKADSLSNTRAIDSLLNYETVKYFNNEKYESERYDQALDQWEVAKRKNRLSLFALNGGQALIIALAMTAMMALAAYRVTYGEMTLGDFVLINAFMMQLFMPLNFLGFVYREIRGALANIERMFSLLDKYPKIIDSPNALDFQPSKGELCFENVNFSYDDRPILRDVSFKVAAGKKVAVVGDSGAGKSTLIKLLFRFYDVDQGAIKIDGQDIRHLTQDALRRAIAIVPQDTVLFNDSLVENIRYGRPGASDDEVRNAIKLAHLEQFIASLSQGWDTKVGERGLKLSGGEKQRVAIARAILKGSPVLVFDEATSSLDSRSEQAILSALREVAKGHTSLVVAHRLSTIVDADQIVVLSQGKIVEQGNHASLLDMGGLYAKLWRIQNEQSQAPVDV; encoded by the coding sequence ATGCGTCCAACATCATATTTTGAAGGTCCAATAGATAAGCTAAACTGGCATGTCCTCAAGTTACTTTGGCCCTATTTGCTTGAATATAAAGGTCGTATTACCTTGGCTATGTCTTGTCTTGTCGTCGCAAAACTGGCCAGTGTCGCATTACCATTTATCCTTAAACAGTTAGTCGATACTTTAGATGACGATAAAACAATACAGGCATTAAGTGTTCCTGTTGGCCTAGTGCTTGCTTACGGTGCGGTGCGTTTATTGACTGTTATTACTGGGGAAATACGCGATACGCTATTTGGTCGAGTCACTGAACGAGCTATCCGACGTTTGGGGTTAGCGGTATTTGATCATTTGCATCGGCTAGATTTAGATTTTCACTTAGAGCGAAGAACGGGGGGCTTATCACGGGATATTGAGCGCGGCACGAGTGGTGTGAGTTTTTTAATGCGCTTTATGGTATTCAATATCGTGCCAACCTTACTCGAAATTGCCATGGTGATTGGTATTTTCTTCTTTAATTACGGTGTCGCCTTTGCATCAATTACTTTTTTCTCTGTACTGGCTTATATCCTTTTTTCCGTTATTGCGACTGAATGGCGCACGGAATATGTGCGTGATGCAGCGAAAGCTGATTCGCTATCCAACACAAGGGCTATAGACAGTTTACTGAACTACGAAACTGTAAAGTACTTCAATAATGAGAAATATGAGTCTGAGCGATATGATCAAGCTCTGGACCAATGGGAAGTGGCGAAGCGAAAAAACCGTTTATCGCTCTTTGCCCTAAATGGAGGGCAGGCTTTAATTATTGCATTAGCGATGACGGCCATGATGGCGCTAGCGGCTTATCGTGTCACCTATGGCGAAATGACATTGGGTGATTTTGTATTAATTAACGCGTTTATGATGCAACTCTTTATGCCATTAAATTTTCTCGGTTTTGTTTATCGTGAAATCCGGGGTGCCTTAGCTAATATTGAACGTATGTTTAGCCTGCTTGATAAATATCCTAAGATCATCGACTCACCAAATGCCCTCGATTTTCAGCCATCAAAAGGTGAGCTTTGTTTTGAGAACGTCAACTTTAGCTATGATGATAGACCTATTCTGCGGGATGTGAGTTTTAAGGTCGCTGCGGGTAAAAAAGTTGCGGTTGTTGGTGATAGTGGAGCAGGTAAATCGACACTGATTAAACTCCTTTTTCGTTTCTATGATGTAGATCAAGGCGCGATTAAGATCGATGGTCAAGATATTCGTCATTTGACTCAAGATGCACTACGGCGTGCGATCGCGATTGTACCGCAGGACACTGTACTTTTTAACGATTCCTTAGTTGAGAATATTCGTTATGGTCGCCCTGGCGCGAGTGATGATGAAGTCCGAAATGCCATTAAACTCGCACACTTAGAACAGTTTATCGCTTCACTTTCCCAAGGTTGGGATACTAAAGTGGGTGAACGCGGCTTAAAGTTATCTGGCGGAGAAAAGCAACGAGTCGCTATCGCCAGAGCCATTCTTAAGGGATCGCCGGTGCTAGTGTTTGATGAGGCAACCTCATCACTGGACAGTCGTTCTGAGCAGGCTATTTTATCGGCGCTACGTGAGGTGGCTAAAGGGCATACTAGCTTAGTGGTTGCCCATAGACTTTCGACAATTGTGGATGCCGATCAAATTGTTGTATTGAGCCAAGGTAAGATAGTTGAGCAAGGTAATCATGCTTCTTTGCTGGATATGGGAGGGTTATACGCGAAATTGTGGCGAATACAAAATGAGCAATCACAAGCCCCTGTGGATGTTTAA
- the aroG gene encoding 3-deoxy-7-phosphoheptulonate synthase AroG, translating into MHYQNDDVRIKEIKELLPPIAILERFPASEKASATVFNARQSIHHILAKNDDRLLVVIGPCSIHDPKAALEYGQRLVSLREHYKDQLEIVMRVYFEKPRTTVGWKGLINDPYMDNSFKLNDGLRTARKLLVDLNDSGMPTAGEFLDMITPQYMADLMCWGAIGARTTESQVHRELASGLSCPVGFKNGTDGTIKVAIDAIGAANAPHHFLSVTKFGHSAIVSTKGNPDCHIILRGGREPNYSAPHVAQISEQLQKAKLPDNVMIDFSHANSSKQYQRQMVVAQDVADQVAAGNKAIFGVMVESHLVEGRQDLVDGQDLCYGQSITDACIGWDDTERLLAVLAQSVIERRKA; encoded by the coding sequence ATGCATTACCAAAACGATGACGTTCGCATTAAAGAAATCAAAGAATTACTTCCTCCCATTGCGATTCTTGAACGATTTCCTGCTTCCGAAAAAGCCTCTGCCACTGTATTTAATGCCCGTCAAAGTATTCACCATATTTTAGCGAAAAATGATGATCGCCTTTTAGTGGTAATCGGCCCTTGCTCTATCCATGATCCTAAAGCCGCATTGGAATATGGTCAGCGTCTTGTTTCTCTGCGCGAGCATTATAAAGATCAACTTGAGATTGTGATGCGAGTGTATTTTGAAAAGCCAAGAACGACTGTGGGTTGGAAGGGGTTGATCAACGATCCTTATATGGATAACAGTTTTAAACTGAATGATGGACTGCGTACCGCCCGAAAATTATTAGTGGATTTAAATGATAGTGGTATGCCAACGGCGGGAGAGTTCCTTGATATGATCACGCCACAATATATGGCCGACTTAATGTGTTGGGGAGCCATTGGTGCGCGTACAACTGAGTCACAGGTACATCGAGAGTTGGCATCGGGGCTTTCGTGTCCTGTCGGGTTTAAAAATGGCACTGATGGTACGATTAAAGTCGCTATTGATGCGATTGGTGCTGCAAATGCACCACACCATTTTCTTTCTGTCACCAAGTTTGGTCATTCTGCGATTGTGTCAACTAAGGGGAATCCCGATTGCCATATTATTTTGCGTGGTGGACGCGAACCTAACTACAGTGCGCCCCATGTCGCACAGATAAGTGAGCAGCTACAAAAAGCCAAATTACCCGATAATGTGATGATCGACTTTAGTCATGCTAATAGTAGTAAACAGTATCAGCGCCAAATGGTAGTCGCTCAAGATGTGGCTGACCAAGTTGCCGCAGGCAATAAAGCTATTTTTGGCGTTATGGTCGAGAGTCATTTAGTGGAAGGGCGTCAGGATCTCGTTGATGGGCAAGATTTATGCTACGGCCAAAGCATTACCGATGCCTGTATTGGTTGGGATGACACTGAGCGTTTGTTGGCTGTATTAGCCCAAAGTGTGATTGAGCGTCGCAAGGCCTAA
- a CDS encoding tetratricopeptide repeat protein — protein MSKLFRAVYLTAFLGVALVQLCACTTVTTPKTDEVESLFADSLFTPVTDIPSIKDIFYLPPEVVSDIKRTYDRNALSLNSAIAANEWLVRYISANQTGAESNFRYQDNLTQVAYETYLQRAGNCMSLVVMTSALADILNIETEFQDIAIEPMWDKQGDFYLINGHVNLRLLPSGTRHTVYMSSHAILVDFMPERALRGYAKTQISRQTLITMFYNNMAAESLVNGNLDRAYALVKAGVKAGQFIPALNTLAVIYRHKGDEKRAEQVYRYALRFDAQNMTTLYNLAVILGDQGRLDEWAKIHKVLELSRIRNPYYYYDMAQQAFDEKQYNQALSWYQRALERADYRHEFFFGISQTYWALGDKKRAQLNMERAMVLSRSATERYRYQAKLEAMKHH, from the coding sequence ATGTCGAAACTATTCCGAGCTGTCTATTTAACTGCTTTTTTAGGCGTTGCACTTGTCCAATTATGTGCCTGTACGACTGTGACTACGCCTAAGACGGATGAGGTAGAGTCTTTGTTTGCAGACTCACTCTTTACCCCTGTGACTGACATTCCCTCAATTAAGGATATTTTCTATTTACCCCCTGAAGTCGTCAGTGATATTAAACGTACCTATGATAGAAATGCTTTATCTTTAAATAGTGCTATTGCTGCAAACGAATGGTTAGTAAGGTACATCAGTGCAAATCAAACTGGGGCTGAGAGCAATTTTCGTTATCAAGATAACTTGACGCAAGTGGCATATGAAACTTATCTCCAAAGGGCCGGTAATTGTATGTCACTTGTTGTCATGACCTCTGCCTTAGCGGATATTTTGAATATTGAAACCGAATTTCAAGATATCGCCATTGAGCCTATGTGGGATAAGCAGGGGGATTTCTATTTAATTAATGGTCACGTTAATTTACGTTTGTTGCCCTCTGGTACTAGGCATACGGTTTATATGTCATCCCATGCCATTCTCGTTGATTTTATGCCGGAGCGTGCCCTACGAGGCTATGCCAAGACACAAATCAGTCGGCAAACATTGATCACTATGTTTTACAATAACATGGCTGCGGAATCTCTAGTCAATGGTAACTTAGATCGTGCCTATGCCTTGGTAAAAGCAGGTGTAAAGGCGGGGCAGTTTATTCCGGCGCTCAATACCTTAGCCGTTATTTATCGCCATAAAGGGGATGAGAAGCGTGCAGAGCAGGTATATCGGTACGCGTTAAGGTTCGATGCGCAAAATATGACAACACTCTATAATCTAGCGGTGATTTTAGGGGATCAAGGTCGATTAGATGAATGGGCTAAGATCCATAAAGTGCTCGAACTTTCCCGTATCCGTAATCCCTATTATTACTATGATATGGCACAACAAGCATTTGATGAAAAACAATATAACCAAGCATTGAGCTGGTATCAAAGGGCGCTTGAGCGGGCCGATTATCGCCATGAGTTTTTCTTCGGTATCTCGCAAACCTATTGGGCTTTAGGGGATAAAAAACGTGCTCAGCTCAATATGGAAAGAGCCATGGTACTCAGCCGTAGTGCTACTGAAAGATATCGTTATCAAGCTAAACTTGAAGCAATGAAACATCATTAA
- a CDS encoding ammonium transporter, whose translation MEELTKLGVTVTELRFALDTFYFLISGALVMWMAAGFAMLEAGLVRSKNTTEILTKNVVLYAIACVMYLLVGYNIMYVDNTEGGWIPSIGTLIGSQSADASHALESDFFFQVVFVATAMSIVSGAVAERMKLWAFLCFAIVMTGVIYPIEGYWTWGQGFIAKLGFVDFAGSGIVHMTGAAAAIAGVLLLGARKGKYGPNGQVNPIPGSNLPMATLGMFILWMGWFGFNGGSQLMVSDAENASSVAKVFMNTNTAAAFGAISALIVCKMIWGKADLTMILNGILAGLVAITADPLSPSFLMAGVIGLVAGGVVVFSIVGLDRVKIDDPVGAISVHGVAGFLGLMCVPLSNADATITAQLTGAAIIFAWVFCSSFVVWSIIKMTMGIRVSEEEEYNGMDASDCGIDAYPEFVTVKNAS comes from the coding sequence ATGGAAGAATTAACAAAATTAGGCGTTACAGTCACAGAACTGCGCTTTGCACTTGATACCTTTTACTTTTTAATCTCAGGTGCTTTGGTCATGTGGATGGCTGCGGGGTTTGCCATGCTAGAAGCGGGCTTAGTACGCTCAAAAAATACTACTGAAATTTTAACTAAAAACGTGGTTCTTTATGCAATTGCCTGTGTGATGTACCTCTTAGTCGGCTACAACATTATGTATGTCGATAATACCGAGGGCGGTTGGATACCCTCCATCGGCACTTTAATCGGTTCACAATCTGCTGATGCAAGCCATGCGTTAGAGTCTGACTTTTTCTTCCAAGTGGTGTTTGTGGCTACGGCGATGTCAATCGTTTCAGGTGCAGTGGCTGAACGCATGAAGTTATGGGCGTTTCTTTGTTTCGCCATCGTCATGACTGGGGTGATTTATCCTATTGAAGGGTATTGGACATGGGGCCAAGGATTTATTGCCAAACTCGGTTTTGTTGATTTTGCAGGTAGTGGCATAGTGCATATGACTGGCGCTGCAGCTGCAATTGCTGGGGTGCTCTTACTCGGCGCTCGTAAAGGCAAATACGGCCCTAATGGTCAAGTCAATCCCATTCCTGGTTCTAACTTACCCATGGCAACCTTAGGTATGTTTATTCTGTGGATGGGGTGGTTTGGGTTTAATGGTGGCTCTCAACTTATGGTGTCTGATGCTGAAAACGCAAGTTCAGTGGCAAAAGTGTTTATGAATACCAATACTGCCGCGGCATTTGGCGCTATTTCTGCCCTTATTGTATGTAAAATGATTTGGGGGAAAGCAGACTTAACAATGATTTTAAACGGTATTCTAGCGGGTTTAGTCGCAATCACTGCCGATCCTTTATCTCCTTCATTTTTAATGGCGGGCGTCATTGGCTTGGTTGCTGGTGGTGTAGTGGTGTTCTCCATTGTCGGATTAGATCGCGTTAAGATTGATGATCCTGTCGGGGCTATTTCAGTTCATGGTGTGGCAGGTTTTCTTGGTCTGATGTGCGTACCTTTATCGAATGCTGATGCAACCATTACGGCACAGCTAACTGGTGCTGCGATTATCTTTGCTTGGGTATTTTGTTCCTCATTTGTCGTATGGTCTATTATCAAAATGACTATGGGTATTCGAGTTTCTGAGGAGGAAGAATATAACGGTATGGATGCTTCCGATTGCGGTATCGACGCTTATCCTGAGTTTGTGACAGTAAAAAATGCCAGCTAA
- a CDS encoding P-II family nitrogen regulator, producing the protein MKLVSAIIKPFKLDDVREAIAAIGIEGMTVTEVKGFGRQKGHTELYRGAEYQVDFLPKVKLEIATKAENLDMLIEAITTAAHTGKIGDGKIFVVDLEHAIRIRTGELDSEAL; encoded by the coding sequence ATGAAACTAGTCAGCGCTATCATCAAGCCATTTAAGTTGGATGATGTTCGTGAAGCTATCGCCGCAATTGGTATTGAAGGTATGACGGTGACCGAAGTTAAAGGTTTTGGCCGTCAGAAAGGGCACACAGAGTTGTACCGTGGTGCTGAATATCAAGTAGATTTTTTGCCGAAAGTAAAATTAGAAATTGCCACAAAGGCTGAAAATCTCGACATGCTGATAGAGGCTATTACCACAGCAGCTCATACGGGAAAAATTGGCGACGGTAAAATTTTCGTCGTTGACTTAGAACATGCTATCCGTATCCGTACGGGTGAACTCGACTCTGAAGCGCTATAA
- a CDS encoding hydrolase produces MLKPEECVLVIVDVQGKLAQIMQGSEQLHQQLQTLIQGAQLFEIPILWLEQLPDKLGATSPELQTLLEKTNMPIAKAHFSGWRCDEFKQALIQTERKQIILAGIETHVCVYQTCCDLLANQYLVHLVADAVSSRSETNKQLGIQMMTNKGALLTNVESLLFELQHQAQGERFKALLKLIK; encoded by the coding sequence ATGTTAAAACCCGAAGAATGTGTGCTTGTCATCGTGGATGTGCAGGGAAAACTCGCTCAGATTATGCAAGGTAGTGAACAACTCCACCAGCAACTCCAAACCTTAATTCAAGGCGCGCAGTTGTTTGAAATCCCCATTTTATGGCTAGAGCAACTCCCTGATAAACTCGGCGCAACTAGCCCAGAATTACAAACATTGCTTGAAAAAACCAACATGCCTATCGCCAAAGCACATTTTAGCGGTTGGCGCTGTGATGAATTTAAGCAAGCGTTAATTCAAACTGAACGTAAACAAATCATCTTGGCAGGGATAGAAACCCATGTGTGTGTTTATCAAACCTGCTGTGATTTACTAGCGAACCAATATTTGGTGCACTTAGTCGCAGATGCTGTCTCATCACGAAGTGAGACTAACAAGCAACTCGGTATACAAATGATGACGAATAAAGGCGCGCTACTCACCAATGTGGAATCATTGCTATTTGAGTTACAACACCAAGCCCAAGGTGAACGCTTTAAGGCACTATTAAAGCTGATTAAATAA
- a CDS encoding DUF2999 family protein, with protein sequence MNPIIAILKEHNISDAKINELFQTLTENPFAAMATIGQLGIPPEKLQQLMALVMQKPALIKEAVLELGLDFAKVEAAKAQFQQ encoded by the coding sequence ATGAATCCCATTATTGCCATTTTAAAAGAGCACAATATCAGCGACGCCAAAATTAATGAGCTATTCCAAACCTTAACAGAAAATCCGTTTGCTGCCATGGCAACGATTGGTCAGTTGGGGATCCCACCTGAAAAATTACAGCAGCTTATGGCGCTGGTAATGCAAAAGCCTGCGTTGATCAAAGAGGCAGTACTGGAGCTCGGTTTAGACTTCGCCAAAGTGGAAGCTGCAAAGGCGCAATTTCAGCAATAA